In one Candidatus Brocadiaceae bacterium genomic region, the following are encoded:
- a CDS encoding DegT/DnrJ/EryC1/StrS family aminotransferase, giving the protein MAKLAIHGGEPCIKEPAYTKWPIVDERDVQHVAEVVRAGRGGWCRLGVEDSEVTAFEQEFAAFQGVKHCLAVNNGTVAIECALAGLGLRPGEEVIVPAITFVATASGVLMARGIPVFADVIPETCQIDPEDIERKITKRTRGIALVHYGGYPCDMTRIMKLAKKHNLFVLEDCAHAQGTQWNKRGAGSIGDVGTFSFQGSKALTSGEGGAIVTKRKDVYEACWAYHHIGRGLSAEKYEHETVGPNLRLSELQGAILRTQLEKLPAQVEQRMATEARIIEGLADIPGIKPLKQDRRVTRRGYYFSVFRYDEKAWGVDRETFRRAFGAEGLRIGCGYATTVYELPVFAKCAYDATGWPVAEGEKGHGRVVRYNKVRCPKAEYVAHHEHLTFGAHTLLNPQFADQALAVLHKLWDNRDELKG; this is encoded by the coding sequence ATGGCCAAACTGGCGATCCACGGCGGCGAGCCGTGCATCAAGGAGCCTGCGTACACGAAGTGGCCAATCGTGGACGAGCGTGACGTCCAGCACGTTGCGGAGGTTGTTCGCGCCGGCCGCGGCGGTTGGTGCCGCCTGGGCGTCGAGGACAGCGAGGTGACCGCTTTCGAGCAGGAGTTCGCCGCCTTCCAGGGCGTCAAGCACTGCCTGGCCGTCAACAACGGCACGGTGGCGATCGAGTGCGCACTGGCCGGGCTGGGGCTTCGCCCGGGCGAAGAGGTGATCGTGCCCGCCATCACCTTCGTCGCCACGGCGTCCGGCGTCCTGATGGCACGGGGCATTCCCGTGTTCGCCGACGTGATTCCGGAGACCTGCCAGATCGACCCGGAAGACATCGAGCGCAAGATCACCAAGCGCACGCGGGGCATCGCCCTGGTGCACTACGGCGGCTACCCCTGCGACATGACGCGGATCATGAAGCTGGCGAAGAAGCACAACCTGTTCGTGCTCGAGGACTGCGCGCACGCGCAGGGCACACAGTGGAACAAGCGCGGCGCCGGCTCGATCGGCGACGTCGGGACGTTCAGCTTCCAGGGCTCGAAGGCCCTGACCAGCGGCGAAGGCGGCGCCATCGTCACGAAGCGCAAGGACGTCTACGAAGCCTGCTGGGCCTACCACCACATCGGGCGAGGGCTGTCCGCCGAGAAGTACGAGCACGAGACCGTCGGGCCGAACCTGCGCCTGTCCGAGCTGCAGGGCGCCATCCTGCGCACGCAGCTCGAGAAGCTGCCCGCGCAGGTCGAGCAGCGCATGGCCACCGAGGCCAGGATCATTGAAGGGCTTGCTGACATCCCCGGCATCAAACCGCTGAAGCAGGACCGGCGCGTGACGCGGCGCGGCTACTACTTCAGCGTCTTCCGCTACGATGAGAAGGCATGGGGCGTCGACCGGGAGACGTTCCGGCGCGCGTTCGGCGCAGAAGGCCTCCGCATCGGCTGCGGCTACGCCACGACCGTCTACGAGCTGCCCGTGTTCGCCAAGTGCGCCTACGACGCCACCGGCTGGCCGGTGGCCGAGGGCGAGAAGGGACACGGACGCGTCGTGCGGTACAACAAAGTGCGCTGCCCGAAGGCGGAATACGTCGCGCACCACGAGCACCTGACGTTCGGCGCGCACACGCTGCTGAACCCGCAGTTCGCGGACCAGGCGCTGGCCGTCCTGCACAAGCTGTGGGACAACCGCGACGAACTGAAGGGCTGA
- a CDS encoding thioredoxin fold domain-containing protein — protein MYSRGNAAKDFFSGSPLHRRLSRALCVPVAVVMLAVLASAPGCDKAPEGGAATPAGAPARDNTVLATVNGEPITAGDLADALAALPEPARTAFKSDQIEFLDGLIVRKLLLQEIRKTSDGEAPARDDDAAVQDFIMARVMSQVEVAEEDVRAFYEEHKDEMDGEPTFEEAKEFLTAYVTMEKQRAALKAHAGALRESAAVTYNEEWVAEQKARAADNPLDQALKLGRPVLASFGAEHCPPCVRMKPDLEALAEEYRGRAEILIIDVDDHPELAWRLKIRYTPTQIFFDASGEQVAQQVGAMSREDMVERLKALGVE, from the coding sequence ATGTATTCCAGAGGAAATGCTGCGAAGGACTTCTTCTCCGGGTCTCCCCTGCACCGCCGGCTGAGCCGGGCGCTCTGTGTGCCGGTCGCCGTCGTCATGCTGGCCGTGCTGGCCTCCGCGCCCGGGTGCGACAAGGCGCCAGAGGGAGGGGCCGCGACGCCGGCGGGTGCCCCGGCGCGCGACAACACGGTGCTGGCGACCGTGAACGGGGAACCGATCACGGCGGGCGACCTGGCGGACGCGCTGGCCGCCCTGCCGGAGCCCGCGCGCACCGCCTTCAAGAGCGACCAGATCGAGTTCCTCGATGGCCTGATCGTGCGCAAGCTGCTGCTCCAGGAAATCCGGAAGACGTCCGACGGAGAGGCGCCTGCACGGGACGACGACGCGGCCGTGCAGGACTTCATCATGGCCAGGGTCATGTCCCAGGTGGAGGTGGCCGAGGAGGACGTCCGCGCGTTCTACGAGGAGCACAAGGACGAGATGGACGGCGAGCCGACCTTCGAGGAGGCCAAGGAGTTCCTGACCGCCTACGTGACCATGGAGAAGCAGCGCGCGGCTCTGAAGGCCCATGCGGGCGCTCTGCGGGAGAGCGCGGCCGTGACCTACAACGAGGAGTGGGTGGCCGAGCAGAAGGCGCGGGCCGCCGACAATCCCCTGGACCAGGCTCTGAAGCTGGGCCGGCCCGTGCTGGCGTCGTTTGGGGCGGAGCACTGCCCGCCCTGCGTGCGGATGAAGCCCGATCTGGAGGCCCTGGCCGAGGAGTACCGCGGGCGGGCGGAGATCCTGATCATCGACGTCGATGACCACCCTGAGCTGGCCTGGCGGCTGAAGATACGGTACACGCCGACCCAGATCTTCTTCGATGCGTCCGGCGAGCAGGTGGCCCAGCAGGTCGGCGCCATGTCGCGAGAGGACATGGTGGAGCGGCTGAAGGCGTTGGGCGTCGAGTAG
- a CDS encoding sulfatase-like hydrolase/transferase → MKVHPNILLLVIDCLRSDFVHTLGLARIPTIDRLCGEGFAFTSAIAGSTTTTPSFAGILTGRYPYETGVRSHSGHRLSPEVVTLPEVLRGCGYFTHAEVCGPLGPEVGLDRGFEHYDLRTRKEDVHQEWGRELLGRIAGLPQPWFLLLHVWALHRRRHVLPECDNARHGRTEYARALSSIDVYLARLLGCLPERTLVVLTGDHGEEIARNPLHRRIGRLRRKLYRVALKHGLTHKHISHALRGYRDGHGHSLYDELVRVPLIFWCPGLMPAGRSDLQVRHVDVLPTLAEAAGAAVPDGIAGEGLMAIVREGQGRHRDAYLEAVGTTRPNKDDWLAGLRVDNRYKYIYAPYRQGFEPELYDLQSDPGERRNLATLLPEVTADLRGRIERLGTDRQAGVRMDAAEEERVMARLRDLGYADGASEQEPAD, encoded by the coding sequence GTGAAGGTGCACCCGAATATTCTGCTGCTCGTCATCGACTGCCTGCGGTCCGATTTCGTCCACACGCTCGGGCTGGCCCGCATCCCGACCATCGATCGCCTCTGTGGCGAGGGTTTCGCGTTCACGAGCGCCATTGCCGGTTCGACGACGACCACGCCCTCCTTCGCCGGCATACTGACGGGGCGGTATCCCTACGAGACCGGCGTGCGCAGCCACTCCGGCCATCGACTGAGCCCCGAGGTCGTCACGCTGCCGGAGGTCCTGCGGGGGTGCGGGTACTTTACGCATGCGGAAGTGTGTGGGCCCCTGGGGCCCGAGGTCGGCCTGGATCGGGGGTTCGAGCACTACGACCTGCGGACCCGGAAGGAGGACGTCCATCAGGAATGGGGGCGGGAACTCCTGGGGCGGATCGCCGGGCTGCCGCAGCCCTGGTTCCTGCTCCTTCACGTCTGGGCCCTGCACAGACGGCGCCACGTGCTGCCGGAATGCGACAACGCGCGGCACGGCCGCACCGAGTACGCGCGCGCCCTCTCCAGCATCGACGTTTACCTGGCCCGGCTGCTCGGGTGCCTGCCGGAGCGGACGCTGGTTGTGCTGACGGGCGACCACGGCGAGGAGATCGCGCGGAACCCGCTCCACAGGCGCATCGGGCGGTTGCGGCGGAAGCTCTACCGCGTCGCGCTGAAGCACGGGCTGACCCACAAGCACATCTCACACGCCCTCCGGGGCTACCGCGACGGGCACGGCCACTCGCTCTACGACGAACTGGTCCGCGTGCCCCTCATCTTCTGGTGCCCCGGCCTGATGCCGGCGGGCCGCAGCGACCTTCAGGTGCGCCACGTCGACGTGCTGCCAACCCTGGCCGAGGCGGCCGGCGCGGCCGTCCCCGACGGCATTGCCGGCGAGGGGCTGATGGCGATCGTGCGCGAGGGGCAGGGCCGGCACCGGGACGCCTACCTGGAGGCGGTGGGGACGACGCGGCCGAACAAGGATGACTGGCTGGCGGGCCTGCGGGTGGACAACCGCTACAAGTACATCTACGCACCCTATCGCCAGGGGTTCGAGCCGGAACTGTACGACCTGCAGAGCGATCCGGGCGAGCGGCGGAACCTCGCGACCCTCCTGCCGGAGGTCACGGCCGACCTGCGCGGACGGATCGAACGCCTGGGGACGGACCGCCAGGCCGGGGTGCGCATGGATGCGGCCGAAGAGGAGCGCGTGATGGCGCGGCTCCGCGACCTGGGCTATGCCGACGGCGCCTCCGAACAGGAGCCGGCGGACTGA